A DNA window from Bacteroidales bacterium contains the following coding sequences:
- a CDS encoding T9SS type A sorting domain-containing protein codes for MQAVTSIHITNGFHASAADKLHLHTGAYINNLITEEWTENDKQNKIYKNKNKTSNTVLPEAENITIYPNPSKGIFNININNQYSINNIQLSIQSVAGKIVYLKNNIKQNNIQINISDKPSGIYILKINYDNKIISRKIIKQ; via the coding sequence ATGCAAGCCGTAACAAGCATACATATTACAAACGGTTTTCACGCAAGTGCAGCAGATAAGTTGCATTTGCACACCGGAGCATACATAAATAACTTAATTACGGAAGAATGGACAGAGAACGACAAGCAAAACAAAATATACAAAAATAAAAACAAAACAAGCAATACGGTATTGCCCGAAGCCGAAAACATAACAATTTACCCCAACCCCTCAAAAGGAATATTTAACATAAATATAAATAATCAATATTCAATAAACAATATTCAATTATCAATACAAAGCGTAGCCGGAAAAATCGTATATTTGAAAAACAATATAAAACAAAACAACATACAAATAAACATAAGCGACAAACCAAGCGGAATATATATTTTAAAAATAAATTACGACAATAAAATAATATCACGTAAAATCATAAAACAATGA